One segment of Herbaspirillum hiltneri N3 DNA contains the following:
- a CDS encoding M48 family metalloprotease, translating into MRHSVFSEQTRRPLLRPALRALFAALVLTGAMLPLAVAPTTGVAQTLPTLGDTEREGLSPLMERKLGEQIMRDIRRDPDYLDDGPVLEYLNNFGSGLVSVRPDVRGEAGYDFFFFAVRDPVLNAFALPGGFIAVHSGLMLAAQSESELASVLAHEIGHVAQRHIARMIGQQKQNSMIQLASIVLGALAGVSKVGGDAAMATMMGGTGLAMQRQLNFSRDAEREADRVGLQILRDGGFDTSGMVAFFGRLQSASRGLGDAVPPYLLTHPLTTERIADIQARIRDQRYKQRADNPDFQLIRARVRLLQNNTAQGIRDAQAYFESQLRQNTKMQIMVSKYGLAYAAYLQRSYDKAESLLQEARAASQPMVPSILFTNLDIDIKLAKKQGAQALKEADAARKQFPLSRVVAHQYADALIEGQRYDAAVTYLRDQAQLYRQEVAVQDLLAKAYAAQGKQALQHMALAESYVLQGSLPAALEQLGIARKAPDATFYDQAMIDARERDLKEQWKEEMKETKGRG; encoded by the coding sequence ATGCGTCACTCCGTATTTTCTGAACAAACACGTCGTCCACTGTTACGTCCCGCCTTGCGTGCGCTGTTCGCGGCGCTGGTGTTGACGGGCGCGATGCTGCCGCTGGCAGTTGCGCCGACCACCGGCGTCGCGCAAACCTTGCCGACGCTGGGCGATACCGAACGCGAGGGGTTGTCGCCGCTGATGGAGCGCAAACTCGGAGAGCAGATCATGCGCGACATCCGGCGCGATCCGGATTATCTCGACGACGGTCCGGTGCTGGAATACCTCAACAACTTCGGCTCGGGCCTGGTCTCCGTGCGTCCTGACGTGCGCGGCGAAGCCGGCTACGATTTCTTTTTCTTCGCGGTGCGCGATCCGGTGCTGAACGCCTTCGCGTTGCCGGGCGGTTTCATTGCCGTGCACTCGGGGCTGATGCTGGCGGCGCAGAGCGAGTCCGAGCTGGCCTCGGTGCTGGCGCATGAAATCGGCCACGTCGCGCAGCGCCACATCGCGCGCATGATCGGCCAGCAAAAGCAGAATTCGATGATCCAGCTGGCCTCCATCGTGCTCGGCGCTCTGGCCGGCGTGTCCAAGGTCGGCGGCGACGCCGCCATGGCGACGATGATGGGCGGCACCGGCCTGGCGATGCAGCGGCAGCTCAATTTCAGCCGCGACGCCGAGCGCGAAGCAGATCGTGTCGGCCTGCAGATCCTGCGCGACGGCGGCTTCGATACCTCGGGCATGGTAGCGTTTTTCGGTCGCCTGCAAAGCGCGTCGCGCGGCCTCGGCGATGCGGTGCCGCCTTACCTGCTGACGCACCCCTTGACCACCGAACGGATCGCCGATATCCAGGCGCGCATCCGCGATCAGCGCTACAAGCAGCGCGCCGACAATCCCGATTTCCAGCTGATCCGCGCGCGCGTGCGTCTCCTGCAAAACAATACTGCGCAAGGCATTCGCGATGCCCAGGCATATTTCGAATCGCAACTGCGCCAGAACACCAAGATGCAGATCATGGTGTCGAAGTACGGGCTGGCGTATGCGGCTTACCTGCAGCGCTCCTACGACAAGGCCGAGAGCCTGCTGCAGGAAGCGCGCGCAGCGTCGCAGCCGATGGTGCCGAGCATCCTGTTCACCAACCTCGACATCGACATCAAACTCGCCAAAAAGCAGGGTGCGCAGGCACTCAAGGAAGCCGACGCCGCACGCAAGCAATTCCCGCTGTCGCGTGTGGTGGCGCATCAATACGCCGATGCCCTGATCGAGGGGCAGCGCTATGATGCCGCCGTCACCTATCTGCGCGACCAGGCGCAGCTGTACCGCCAGGAAGTCGCAGTGCAGGATTTGCTCGCCAAGGCCTATGCAGCGCAGGGCAAACAAGCTCTGCAGCATATGGCGCTGGCGGAATCCTATGTGCTGCAGGGAAGTTTGCCGGCGGCGCTGGAGCAGCTCGGTATTGCACGCAAAGCGCCGGATGCGACCTTCTACGACCAAGCCATGATCGATGCGCGCGAGCGCGATCTCAAGGAGCAGTGGAAAGAAGAGATGAAGGAAACCAAGGGGCGCGGATAG
- a CDS encoding DUF2946 family protein, whose protein sequence is MDDVVRQAMAKWPNVPHCFGWLKLDARGHWRMRDERAQQQNLPGDRIAHPALLGFINRNYTHDEQGRWYFQNGPQRVYVDLELTPHVVRTDPVAGFITQTGDTLQAISGAWLTREGQLVLVSDAVVAALDDRDAAAVLATLTVAGRPASDDEIMEWLDGSDAAALVFSHGGNLLHLQRTSNAELAERFGFVAQPRATA, encoded by the coding sequence ATGGACGACGTCGTCAGGCAAGCGATGGCCAAGTGGCCGAATGTGCCGCACTGCTTCGGCTGGCTCAAACTGGATGCGCGCGGACACTGGCGCATGCGCGATGAACGCGCCCAGCAACAGAACCTTCCCGGCGACAGGATCGCGCATCCGGCGCTGCTCGGTTTCATCAACCGCAACTACACGCATGATGAGCAAGGCCGCTGGTATTTCCAGAATGGTCCGCAGCGCGTCTATGTCGATCTTGAGCTGACGCCGCATGTCGTGCGCACCGATCCGGTCGCGGGATTCATCACCCAGACCGGCGACACGCTGCAAGCGATTTCAGGAGCGTGGCTGACGCGGGAGGGACAACTGGTGCTGGTGTCGGATGCCGTTGTCGCGGCGCTGGACGATCGCGATGCCGCCGCCGTGTTGGCGACGCTGACGGTCGCGGGCCGACCAGCGAGCGACGATGAAATCATGGAATGGCTGGACGGGAGCGACGCCGCCGCACTGGTTTTCTCGCACGGCGGCAACTTGCTTCACCTGCAACGCACCAGCAACGCCGAACTTGCAGAACGGTTCGGCTTTGTCGCTCAACCCCGCGCGACGGCCTGA